The region TAAACGAAAACCTCTCGCTCACAGGATTCTGGGCGCGCGCCTACAACGACAACTGGGCCGGAACCGGAAATTCCCCGCAGAGCTATCTGGACAACTTTGATCTTTTCGGCCTTACCGCTCCCCTGCGTTTTGAAGGCGTCAACATCACCCCCTGGGGCCTTGTGGGCGCGTTTGGCAGCAATACCTTTCGCAAGAACAATGATTTTTACGGCAAAAACAACGATGGCGCGGGCGCGCTGGGCGTAGCCCCTGCTACGTATGCCCTCAATGACGGCAAGGTCGGGCGGCAGATCGCCAATGCCTACTCCACCATTTTCTGGGCAGGCCTGACAGGCGAAGCCGTGGCCTGGAATCCCTTCCGGCTGGCGTGGAGCTTCAACTACGGGCAGTCGGACACTGGCGTTGAAACCCTGAACCGCAAGGGCTGGTACGGCTCCCTGCTGGCAGAATACAGTATGGATTGGGGTGTTCCCGGTATCTACGGCTGGTATACGAGCGGCGACGACGGCAACGTGAAAAACGGCTCCGAGCGCATGCCCACCATTGAAGCCAACAACGAAAGCACCAACGGGCTGGACAGTTTCGGCACGCTCGGCACCCTCACCCTTGGGCGCGATACCCTGCTTGGCTCCACCTTTGTGGGAACCTGGGGCGTGGGCGCGCGCGTGAAAGACGTGAGCTTTCTGGACAAGCTCAAGCACACCTTCCACGCCAACCTGCTTGGCGGCACCAACAGCCCCACCATGGCCAAGTACATCAAGGGGCAGAAAGATGTGGACGGGCAAACCCTGTTCCGCCCCGATGTAACCCCCGGCAGCATGGGCGATTTCAACACGGCCAACTACTACGGCCTGTACCTGACCTCGCGCGACTACGCTGCGGAATTTGGCGTCACCTCCACCTACCAGATGTACGACAACTTCAAGATTGTGGTGGAAGCCAACTACATTGCCCTGTGGCTTGACCAGTCCAAGGATGTCTGGGGCGGGTACACCACCACAAGCGGCGCGCGTATGGGCGGCGTCACCACCCAGGACGCCTGGAACGTCAACATGAGCTTTATCTACAAATTCTAAACGCCACGCGCCAAGCAAATTCCCCCGAGTCCGGCGGGGAGGCTGATCTAGCAGCTTCCCTGCCGGGTACAATCCCCCCTCTTTTGCCAGCATACCACACGGGCATTCTTGCAGATATTCATGGTATCACCAGCTTGACTGTATCGCAGACAAACTATAGTTTGTGTTACATTTTTTAAAAAAATAACATAAATCAACAAGCTGGGCGGCATCCTTGCGCCCTCTTGCTGTATTCGTCGCCCGCACGGTAACACTTTTTTATATTACATAACACACTCAAAAGGTTGTGCAGCAATCCCCTGCGAAAAGCCCACGCGCACCCCGCGCGACAGGTATAAGAAGGAGGAAGACGTGTAATGAACAAGGTTTCAGCAATTGTGGCGGCTGCCGTGCTTGCAGGCCACTGTCTTTGCGTTCAGCCGGGCTGGGCGGCAGAGACTCCACCCGAAACAGGAGGGCAGGAGGCCCCTGCCTCAAAGGCAGACCTCACGCAGGGCAGCCTTACAGCGTATGACCTGCCCGCCGTAACCACTTTCGGCGTGGCCGATCAGGCTCCAACTGTTCCAGTGCAGACGCGGTTTGGCACCCAGTACAACGTGGTGACTGAAGAGCAGATCCGCCTACAGAACTCTCTTGATTTTTATGACGCCCTGCGCAACGTGCCGGGCGTCATGTATCAGAAAAAGAACATCATCGGCGGGCAAACCAGCGCGAGCCTTTATGTGCGCGGGCGCGGCGCAAGCCATCCAAGCCCTGACATCAATATCTTTTTTGATGACGTGCCGCGCAGCGGCGTGCTGTACGGGCAGGCCCTGGCCGACGGCATCCCGGTCTACGCCCTCGGCGGTATGGAAATTTACAAATACCCCCAGCCGTCGCGCTTTGGCACCGGTTATGCCATGCTGAACTTTATTCCCAAATACATGACCAAGGAAGGTTATGAGCTGCGCATTGGCGCAGAGGGAGGCAGCTTTGGCACTGTGGCCGAAAACGTTGGCATGGGCGCAAAAAAAGACAATGTGGATATTTATGCCGCGCAAAGCCTTGTCAGCACGCTGGGGCACAAGGATCACACAGCGGCCTACCAGGCGAGCTACTACGGCAACATGGGCATAGGCCTGTCTGACAACTGGTCGTTGCGCATGATGGCCAACCGGGTGGATGCACAGACTCAGGTTCCCAACAATCCCATTACCAATACCCGCACCACAGACCGCTACGATACACAGACAAGCCTTGCCACGTTGAGCCTCATCAACAAGTACAACAACGCCAATGGTTACCTCAAAGGCTATTACAACGACACGCTGTTTTATCTGCGCGGCGAAAATTCCAACACAACCACATCGGTGCAAACCAACAATCTGTACGGATTGCGAGGCCGCGAAACCTATTCCATCTGGGAAGGCAGCGAGATAGTCAACGGCTTTGATCTTGATATCAGCGACCTGCGCAACGACCAGCGGACGTATTCCACAGATTCCACAACATCGTGGGAATTTCCGCAGCACAGGATGTTTTCGCCCTACGCTGCCGTCAGCCAGATGTTTGGCAGCAAGGAAAGCTTTCACGTTACGCCTTCCGCTGGTCTGCGCCTGTACACAAGCAACCTCTTTGAAGACAAAACCGCTCCGCAGGCTGGCCTTGTGCTTGGCTACAACAACACCAATCTTGGCCTCAACTACGCGCGGGGCGTCAACTATCCAAGCCCTGTTATCCTCCAGGGCCTGCTGACCAACAAAACATCATTGCCTTCCGGCCTGGACACCAAGGATATTCGCCCTGAAGTGGTGGACCACTATGAAATGTCGCTCAGCCACACCCAGCCGGGGCTGTTCACGGCAAGCGCCACTGTCTTTCACGATGACGGCCGCGACAGACTGCGCGCCTATATGTACGGGAACGCCAACCCCACCAGCGACTTTTTCACTTCGTCCGCGTCTGAATACAAAATTGACGGGCTTGAACTTGCTGGCAGCGTCACGCCCACAGACAACCTTGAGCTCTTTGTGGGCGCAACCTGGCTGAAAACATGGGCCAAGGGCGACGACGGCGAAACTACAAGCAAAATGCCCTACACGCCTGCCTTTGCCCTGCAAACCGGCTTCAAGTGGAAGTTCTTTGATAACTTCCAGCTCAGCGGCGATTACCAGTACCTCAAGGATGTTTACGCAGCCAACTGGATGCGGACGACAAGCCCCAAAGCGCCTTCCAGCAACGTGACCACGCTGAATGAAAGAAATCGCCTGCCCGACATCAACGTGTTTAACGCAAGGCTGGACTATACTTTCAGTTACGATGACATGCACATTGAAGAAGGCAAGGTTTTTGTGGCGGTAAACAACATCTTCAATACGCCCTATGCTTACAGTATGGAGCTTTCCGGCAACAACCGGGGGCTTTACAACATGCCCGGCACAAGCGTCATGGTTGGTTTTGACCTCAAGTTCTAACCAGTATTGCGCCGCCTTGCGTGCAGGGCGGCGCTTTTTCAGGAGGCAGCATGAGCAAAAACTCTGCACAACACGCTGAAAGAGAAGAATTTTTCAACGCGCACGCCACCGGATGGGAAGCCCGCAACTATCCGCCGGAAAAACTCAGGCAGGTTGACCACTTGGTTCAGGGGCTGCCCCTGGCGCATGCCCGTGTTATTCTGGATGTGGGCTGCGGCGAAGGTGTGCTGCAGCCTTTTTTGCAAAAACATGCCCAGACCGATGCGGCATTCCTGGCGCTCGACCCTTCCGCAGCAATGCTCAAATGTCTTTCCGCGCGCTTTCCTCATGTGCATACATATCAGGCGGCGGCAGAATGCATGCCCCTGCCGGACGCCAGCGTGGACATGGTTATCTGTTTTTCCGCCTTTCCGCACGTGGCGGACAAAAAAGCCGCGGCTCGCGAGTTTTATCGCGTTCTGCGCCCCGCTGGCCGGGCCTATGTGCTGCACATAGATGGCCGTGAAAAACTCAATCAGCTTCATGACAGCCACCATGCCGTTGAGGGCGATCATCTGCCCTGCCCCACGGGCATGCGCATCATCTTTTCCGAGGCTGGCTTTACGAACATTGAGGCCAGTGAAGGGCCAGACCACTTCCACTTTTGCGCTATAAAATAGCTGGGATACGCCATGAAAAAATTTTCCGCCCTTCTGTGGCTTGCCCTGGTTCTCATTCCCCTTTCCGCAACTGCGGCGGAACCGCTGCGCGTTGTGGCCGGAACTTCGCTTATTTCGGATATTGTTGCCGACCTGACAGAAGGTAAAAGCGAAACGCTCACCCTGATCCAGGGTTCAAGTTGCCCTGGTCATGAGAATGCCAGCACCGGGGATTATGTTTTTGCCGCCAAGGCAAAGCTGCTGCTCGTCCACCCGTTTCAGCGCCATCTGCAGCAGGTCGATGCCATGCTCCAGGCTGTGGGCAACCCTCTGCTTGCTATTGTTGAAGTAAGCCCGCGTGGCAGCTGGCTCATACCCGATATACAAAAGCAGGCTGTGCGGGAAATTGCGGCGGCGCTTGAAGGCGCGGCCCCTGAGCTTGCGCCGGTTATCAGGCGGAGGATGCTGCAACGGCTGCAAAAGATTGACGCCATTGCTGCAGAATGCCGCTCGGCGCTTGCTGCCACGCAGGGATTGCCTGTTATCGCAGCATACATGCAGGCAGAATTTGTAAAATGGGCGGGCTTTGACGTGATCCGCTCCTTTGGCAGGGCTGAAGACGTTAATGCGCGCGGGCTGGCTGAAATTTTGAGCGCAGTCAAAGACAGCCCAGTGGCGGGTGTGGTGGATAATTATCAGAGCGGGCCGGACGCGGGGCTACCGCTGGCGCTGGAGCTTGGGGTGACGCATGTGGTGCTTTCCAATTTTCCCGGCTCCAGCAACGACGCGCCGGACTATTTCAGCCTGTTGCGCCGTAACGTGGCGCAATTGCAAACCATAAAGGCAAAGCCGTGACCCCGTGCCTGGCCGAACTGCGCAACGTCAGCGTTCACTACGGCAAGCGATGCATCCTGAACGGCATAAACCTGCGCATCGAAAAGGGTGATTTCTGGACGCTCATCGGCCCTAACGGCGCAGGCAAGTCCACTCTGATGGGCCTTTTTAACGGGCTTACGCCACACAATGGCGGCACCGTGTATTTCAAAGGTAAAAGTGTAAGCCCAGACATGCTGGGCGAGGTACGCCGTCAGGTGGCGCATGTTTTTCAGGCTACCGACCTTGATCCCAAAATGCCGCTTTCTGTCTTCGCCTCCGTGCTCAGCGGCACCTATGGGCGGCTGGGACTTTTTCGCTGGCCGGGAAAGAAAGAAAAAAATCTTGCCATGCAATCACTTGAAGTCGTTGGCCTTGCGCACCTGGCCCAGCGGCCTATCGGGCATCTTTCTGGAGGCGAAAGGCAGCGGGTGGCGCTTGCCCGCGCCCTGGCGCAGGAGCCGGAACTGCTGCTGCTTGACGAACCCACAGCCGCGCTTGACTGGCGCGCGCAGCGGGATATCTGCAATGCTGTTGCCACACTGCGTGAAGCATTCAACCTCACTGTCGTCATGGTTACGCATGACCTCAACGCTGTGTTTGCGCTGGCTCAAAAGGTTGCCATGCTGCGGGCTGGCGGCATGCTCTGGCAGGGCGACGTGCAGGATGCCGTCAATGCTGAGCTCTTGAGCAGACTGTACGATGTGCCCATTCAGGTAGCGCACAGCGGCGAGCGCATGGCGGCCTTGTTTTAATCAGGGCGGCCCGGTACGACAAATTACTGCGGGTGAAATATGGATGACTTTTTTCAGTACGCTTTTTTGCAAAGGGCCTTGCTTATGGCCTTGCTTGGCGGTTCTGTCTGCGGGGCAATGGGCGTCTTTGTGGTGTTGTGGCGCATGAGTCTGGTGGGGATGTGCGTTTCGCACGCCGCCTTTGCCGGGGCGCTGCTTGCCCTATGGCTTGGCGCGCCGCCGCTGGCTGGTGGGCTTGCAGCCAGCCTTGGGGCTGCCTCTGCTGTGGGGCCGCTTGCTGAAAAACCCGGATTCAGCCTTGATACCGCCATGGGTGTTGTCTTTGCGGTGGTGATGAGCCTGGCCATGCTGGCTTTGGGCCTCATGCCCGGCGCACGGACAGAAGGCCTCAGCCTCATATGGGGGAGCCTGCTCACGGTAACACGCTTTGACCTGCAACTCATGGCCGCAACGGCCTTGCTTCTGTTTGGCTTTGTTTTTCTGTTTTTCAAGGAGATCGAGGCAATCATGGGGCAAAGGCATGCGGCGGTAGCTGCGGGGATTCCCGTCAAGGGCATCTACTATGCCTGCCTCATTTTGATGGGGCTGGTGGTGGCTTGTGCCCTCAAGGCCATCGGCGGCTTATTGATCTATGCGCTTATTGTTACACCAGCAGCCACGGCATTGCAGATCACCTATCGCCTGAGCCGCATGTTTCTGCTGGCCGCCCTGTTCGGCGCGGTGGCTTCCGTTGCGGGCCTGTGGCTTTCATTCCATTGGGCTGTGCCGCCGGGGGCCGTTATTGTGCTGGTTTCTTCCGCCATACTTGTTGCAGCCATGATCTTTTCGCCCAAGAAGACATGCCGGAGCGAACAGACATCTCCTGTCGAGAGAGCAATCAGGCCTGATCACTAAAGCCCCTTGAGCACAAAGAGCATGGGAATACGCACCACACAGGGGATAGCTTTACCCTCCCGCTGGGCAGGCTTGAACGATGACGACTGCACACAGGCCAGCGCCGCATCGGCAAAATCTTCATGATCAGCCTGCAACACGCGGGCGCGGAGCAGCTTGCCCTGCATATCAAGATAGGCTTCCACAACCGCCTTTCCTTCAAGGTTACGGCGTTGGGCAGCGCGGGGGTACCGCAATGGAGCCTGCCGTAAAAATCGTGGCCCGCCCTGAGCATTCCAGGGCATAACCTGCGGGTGGGGGGAACCATCCCCCTGCACAGCGCCCGTGGCCTGCTCCAAAGGGCCAGAGCCGCTGCTGGCAGAGCCTTGACCGCCATCACCGCCAGATTGAACTGGCAGGCCGGTTTGGGCAGACTGCCCCGAGGCTGTGGTTACCTGCTGGGGCTTTGGCTGGGCCGATTGCTCCTGCCTGTATTGCGAGGGCTGCGCCTTGTGGTTGCCAGCGGGCCTTTCTGCCTGCTTCGGCTTGACAGAATGCTTTTTTACAGGAACAGCCGCCTCAGCCACCGTTTGCTCGGCTTTTGCTGCTGTTTCTGTCATTGGCGGCGTAACTGAGACATCCTCAGTCATGCCGCCCGCAGCCTGTGCCTGCAGCCCCACCTCTCCTGCCAATGAACTCCCCACACCTGCCAGACTGACCATCACTGCCCCGCCAGACTGAACCGGAAGATACCGGGGCAAGGCGTAGGCCCCTGCAAGCAGGCATGCCGCGAGCACAGCGTGCAGAATGGCGGAATACCCCAACCAGCGGACAAACAAACGTTTGCTGCGCCGAGGCGGCGGGTAATCAAACGGCAACACGGGAACCTCCGGGACAGTACAGGTCAGGAAGATATAAAATTTGACTGCAATTCTGGCCCAAATTGTGAACACGAACTTCTAAATCATAACACGAAGAGTAGTAGTACAAAAAAAATAAATATGCCACTACCACCCCTTGCGCCATACCTCCCAATCCAAACCAGCTCGGGCTATTCGAAAATTATATTTTTTTATACTTAAAAATAAGAGTGTTAATGTATTAAAAATAAATTGATAGCGATAAACACTATATCTTACTTATTATTACCCAGCTATCTACTATCACTAACTGACTAACCAAATGCGAAATAGAAAACTATAACTATTTAAAATATAATAATATATTCAATTTATATTAAATTATTTAATACTAACAGCAACTTGATTGATACTCTCTCAACAACGTTATTGTCTTTTGCTTTAATTATGCTACTACAAACGTTAAATCCTTTGGAAATATCGCAATACAGTTATTACATGCAATTATTAGCTTGCTATATAGATGCCATAGAACGCAAGCGCATCACCCGCAAATTGAGTAAGACAACCGTTTTAAGGAGGAAGCCACCATGCTTGCCGATCTCAAGATTGCCCGAAAACTCAGTCTTCTGCTCGTATTGCCCATGGCGACTTTTCTCTTCGTTGTTTCTGCGGAAAACATTCAACGCTGGAAGACGATAGACCACCTTAAAGCCATAGAACGCTCGCTGGTTGTCAGCCTCTCTGCTGGTGAACTTATCCACGAGCTGCAAAAAGAGCGTGGTTACACGGCTGGATTCCTGGGCAGCAAGGGCAAAAGGTTTTCTTCTGAACTGGCGGAACAGACAGATAAATCCAATTCAGCCTATAAAAACTTTACTGCTGTACTTGCTGGCGCGGATAGTCTGGAAAATGACTCTCTTGCCAGAATATTTGCTGCATCCACCCAAAACTTTACAGACCTTTCTACAACCAGAAGCGCTGCCAGGGACGCCCGCATTGATGCCCTTCAGGCCATTGCAGCGTACAATATCAGTATCAATGAACTGATCGCTGCGATTTCTGAACTGAACGCCCGCGCCGACCTTGCCTTCACATCAATCATTCAGCTTTTGCACGGCAAGGAGATTGCCGGGCAGGAGCGTGCCACGCTCAACGCCGCCTTTTCTGCCGGAACCTTCAGCAAACAGCTCTACCGCGACTGGCTCTACAGGGTCAGCTCACAAAACACCTATCTGAGTTCGTTTGCGGAACTGGGCGGCAAGGCAGCGCTAAACCTGCTGCAAAGCAAAATGCAATCTGTTGATGAAGAAGTGACGCGATTCCGCGATACTGCCTACGCCAACCTTGAAAAATCCAGCCTGGAGGCTGATCCGCAGCAATGGTTTGCAGCGTCCACGCGCCGCATCGACAAGCTGATGGAAGTGGAAAAAGCTTGGGGAGATCAATTGCTTGGAAACGCTCGCGAAGAAGTGCGTCTGGCCCAGAGGAGCCTCTTGATCGCTGTTTCTGCCGCGCTTCTGGTGGCCTTTTTCACCATTCTGCTGGGTTGGAGAATCTGCATCACTATTGGAAGGCCAGTGCGCAGCACCCTGCGCTACGCCCAAGGCATCACGCACGGGGATTTTGATTCGGTTCTGACAGTCAAACAGAATGACGAGATCGGCGGCCTTGCCGATGTGCTGCGCGAAATGGTCACCCGCCTGAAAGAACAGATTCAGACGGCCCAACAACAGCATGCCCTTGCTGATGAACGCGGCAACCTGGCGGAACAGTGCAGAATAACAGCCGAGCAGGCAGAAAAAGAAGCAACTACAAGAGCCAGCACCCTTGCAACGGCTGTAGACAAAATTCACGGCGTTGTGGAATCGCTTAATCTCGCCCTCAACAACCTTGAGGAACAGGTGCGCATTTCTACGCAAGGCGCAACCAGCCAGTCCAACAGGCTTGATACCACAACCAGCGCCATGCAGGAAATGAGCACCACTGTCATTGAAGTTGCAAAAAATGCTGCGGATGCCGCCCAAACGGCAGATAATTCACACACCAAGGCAAGCGAAGGCTCCACAGTTGTTGAAAATGTCATCTCTGCAATCGCTCAGGTGCAAGAGCAGTCCAACAAGATGAAGGTCGATATGGGCCTGCTCGGTCAGCAGGCCGAGGGCATTGGGCAAGTCCTGGATGTCATCAGTGATATTGCCGACCAGACCAACCTTTTGGCGCTCAATGCTGCCATTGAGGCTGCGCGCGCAGGCGATGCAGGCCGGGGTTTTGCCGTGGTTGCGGACGAAGTGCGCAAGCTGGCCGAAAAAACCATGACAGCGACCAAGGAGGTGGGAGAAGCCATCCATGCGGTTCAGGGCGGAACACGCAAACATATCTCGCACGTGGAGCAGTCCGCTGCAACCATTGAGCAGGTCACGGTTCTGGCCCGGCAGTCTGGCGAAGCATTGCAGGCTCTTGTGCAACTGGCAAACGCCTCTACCATTCAGGCCCAATCCATCGCCACAGCTTCCGAAGAACAGTCCGCCTCCAGCGAAACCATCCACAGCAGCCTTGAAGATATCAATCAGCTTGCCCTTAACACCGCAAACGCCATGGATCAGGCGACCTCAGTTCTCAACGAACTGCGCACGCAGACCGACATTCTGGTCGGCGTTATGGCGGATTTAAAAAGTACCGGCATCAAGAAATCTGTTTTGATGTAAGGAGGTCAGCCAGGGTACATTTGAAATCTTGTACTTTCAACAGTATACAGGCGCAAGGAGTACTGATATCTATTAACTGTGTCGTTTATCCATCAACCACCCTGCAACCATGTTCTTCTCGAGGTACTTATGGCTCATCTCGAAACTACTGAACAAGCCTTGCGTAATCGTGGTGTCAGCCGTCGAGATTTCATGAAATTCTGTGCGCTCACAGCCGTTGCCATGGGCCTTGGCCCCGGAGCGGATCTGGCAATCGCACAGGCATTGTCAACCAAACCGCGTGTCCCCGTGCTCTGGATTAACGGTCTTTCCTGTTCCTGCTGCACTGAATCTTTTTTGCGCACAGCCCATCCGCTGGCGACAGATATTGTGCTCTCGATGATCACAATGGACTATCAGGACACCATCATGGCCGCCGCTGGCGATCAGGCCAATGCCGCCTATGAAGAGGCCATCAAGAAGTACAGGGGCCAGTATATTCT is a window of Desulfovibrio desulfuricans DNA encoding:
- a CDS encoding outer membrane homotrimeric porin, producing MRKKVLSLLAAAALLPGLAATAQAVDFKTKGVWIMNFEYGGGGNFMERGRSTNGTQGNRTTGWGRYNEDQFEAKSRVRLQLDAVASEALSGTVYFEIGRQYWGQASNKSGAALGADGNNVIKIKHSYLDWTMPQTDVKIRMGIQRIFLPDYVTEASQAFDADTAGITVSVPVNENLSLTGFWARAYNDNWAGTGNSPQSYLDNFDLFGLTAPLRFEGVNITPWGLVGAFGSNTFRKNNDFYGKNNDGAGALGVAPATYALNDGKVGRQIANAYSTIFWAGLTGEAVAWNPFRLAWSFNYGQSDTGVETLNRKGWYGSLLAEYSMDWGVPGIYGWYTSGDDGNVKNGSERMPTIEANNESTNGLDSFGTLGTLTLGRDTLLGSTFVGTWGVGARVKDVSFLDKLKHTFHANLLGGTNSPTMAKYIKGQKDVDGQTLFRPDVTPGSMGDFNTANYYGLYLTSRDYAAEFGVTSTYQMYDNFKIVVEANYIALWLDQSKDVWGGYTTTSGARMGGVTTQDAWNVNMSFIYKF
- a CDS encoding TonB-dependent receptor; translation: MNKVSAIVAAAVLAGHCLCVQPGWAAETPPETGGQEAPASKADLTQGSLTAYDLPAVTTFGVADQAPTVPVQTRFGTQYNVVTEEQIRLQNSLDFYDALRNVPGVMYQKKNIIGGQTSASLYVRGRGASHPSPDINIFFDDVPRSGVLYGQALADGIPVYALGGMEIYKYPQPSRFGTGYAMLNFIPKYMTKEGYELRIGAEGGSFGTVAENVGMGAKKDNVDIYAAQSLVSTLGHKDHTAAYQASYYGNMGIGLSDNWSLRMMANRVDAQTQVPNNPITNTRTTDRYDTQTSLATLSLINKYNNANGYLKGYYNDTLFYLRGENSNTTTSVQTNNLYGLRGRETYSIWEGSEIVNGFDLDISDLRNDQRTYSTDSTTSWEFPQHRMFSPYAAVSQMFGSKESFHVTPSAGLRLYTSNLFEDKTAPQAGLVLGYNNTNLGLNYARGVNYPSPVILQGLLTNKTSLPSGLDTKDIRPEVVDHYEMSLSHTQPGLFTASATVFHDDGRDRLRAYMYGNANPTSDFFTSSASEYKIDGLELAGSVTPTDNLELFVGATWLKTWAKGDDGETTSKMPYTPAFALQTGFKWKFFDNFQLSGDYQYLKDVYAANWMRTTSPKAPSSNVTTLNERNRLPDINVFNARLDYTFSYDDMHIEEGKVFVAVNNIFNTPYAYSMELSGNNRGLYNMPGTSVMVGFDLKF
- a CDS encoding class I SAM-dependent methyltransferase; amino-acid sequence: MSKNSAQHAEREEFFNAHATGWEARNYPPEKLRQVDHLVQGLPLAHARVILDVGCGEGVLQPFLQKHAQTDAAFLALDPSAAMLKCLSARFPHVHTYQAAAECMPLPDASVDMVICFSAFPHVADKKAAAREFYRVLRPAGRAYVLHIDGREKLNQLHDSHHAVEGDHLPCPTGMRIIFSEAGFTNIEASEGPDHFHFCAIK
- a CDS encoding metal ABC transporter substrate-binding protein; this encodes MKKFSALLWLALVLIPLSATAAEPLRVVAGTSLISDIVADLTEGKSETLTLIQGSSCPGHENASTGDYVFAAKAKLLLVHPFQRHLQQVDAMLQAVGNPLLAIVEVSPRGSWLIPDIQKQAVREIAAALEGAAPELAPVIRRRMLQRLQKIDAIAAECRSALAATQGLPVIAAYMQAEFVKWAGFDVIRSFGRAEDVNARGLAEILSAVKDSPVAGVVDNYQSGPDAGLPLALELGVTHVVLSNFPGSSNDAPDYFSLLRRNVAQLQTIKAKP
- a CDS encoding ABC transporter ATP-binding protein, which encodes MTPCLAELRNVSVHYGKRCILNGINLRIEKGDFWTLIGPNGAGKSTLMGLFNGLTPHNGGTVYFKGKSVSPDMLGEVRRQVAHVFQATDLDPKMPLSVFASVLSGTYGRLGLFRWPGKKEKNLAMQSLEVVGLAHLAQRPIGHLSGGERQRVALARALAQEPELLLLDEPTAALDWRAQRDICNAVATLREAFNLTVVMVTHDLNAVFALAQKVAMLRAGGMLWQGDVQDAVNAELLSRLYDVPIQVAHSGERMAALF
- a CDS encoding metal ABC transporter permease encodes the protein MDDFFQYAFLQRALLMALLGGSVCGAMGVFVVLWRMSLVGMCVSHAAFAGALLALWLGAPPLAGGLAASLGAASAVGPLAEKPGFSLDTAMGVVFAVVMSLAMLALGLMPGARTEGLSLIWGSLLTVTRFDLQLMAATALLLFGFVFLFFKEIEAIMGQRHAAVAAGIPVKGIYYACLILMGLVVACALKAIGGLLIYALIVTPAATALQITYRLSRMFLLAALFGAVASVAGLWLSFHWAVPPGAVIVLVSSAILVAAMIFSPKKTCRSEQTSPVERAIRPDH
- a CDS encoding energy transducer TonB; amino-acid sequence: MLPFDYPPPRRSKRLFVRWLGYSAILHAVLAACLLAGAYALPRYLPVQSGGAVMVSLAGVGSSLAGEVGLQAQAAGGMTEDVSVTPPMTETAAKAEQTVAEAAVPVKKHSVKPKQAERPAGNHKAQPSQYRQEQSAQPKPQQVTTASGQSAQTGLPVQSGGDGGQGSASSGSGPLEQATGAVQGDGSPHPQVMPWNAQGGPRFLRQAPLRYPRAAQRRNLEGKAVVEAYLDMQGKLLRARVLQADHEDFADAALACVQSSSFKPAQREGKAIPCVVRIPMLFVLKGL
- a CDS encoding methyl-accepting chemotaxis protein codes for the protein MLADLKIARKLSLLLVLPMATFLFVVSAENIQRWKTIDHLKAIERSLVVSLSAGELIHELQKERGYTAGFLGSKGKRFSSELAEQTDKSNSAYKNFTAVLAGADSLENDSLARIFAASTQNFTDLSTTRSAARDARIDALQAIAAYNISINELIAAISELNARADLAFTSIIQLLHGKEIAGQERATLNAAFSAGTFSKQLYRDWLYRVSSQNTYLSSFAELGGKAALNLLQSKMQSVDEEVTRFRDTAYANLEKSSLEADPQQWFAASTRRIDKLMEVEKAWGDQLLGNAREEVRLAQRSLLIAVSAALLVAFFTILLGWRICITIGRPVRSTLRYAQGITHGDFDSVLTVKQNDEIGGLADVLREMVTRLKEQIQTAQQQHALADERGNLAEQCRITAEQAEKEATTRASTLATAVDKIHGVVESLNLALNNLEEQVRISTQGATSQSNRLDTTTSAMQEMSTTVIEVAKNAADAAQTADNSHTKASEGSTVVENVISAIAQVQEQSNKMKVDMGLLGQQAEGIGQVLDVISDIADQTNLLALNAAIEAARAGDAGRGFAVVADEVRKLAEKTMTATKEVGEAIHAVQGGTRKHISHVEQSAATIEQVTVLARQSGEALQALVQLANASTIQAQSIATASEEQSASSETIHSSLEDINQLALNTANAMDQATSVLNELRTQTDILVGVMADLKSTGIKKSVLM